From the genome of Streptacidiphilus rugosus AM-16, one region includes:
- the fabF gene encoding beta-ketoacyl-ACP synthase II yields MTSDNRTVVVTGIGAFTPLGADATSTWEGLIAGRSGVSQLEDEWATDLPVRIAARTAVDPGEVLPRPLARKLDRSAQFAVIAAREAWADAGFTTPATEEGSAVAPERLGAVVASGIGGVTTLLDQYDVLKEKGVRRVSPHTVPMLMPNSPAANVGLEVGARAGVHTPVSACASGAEAIGYAIEMIRTGRADVVVAGGTEAAIHPLPIVAFANMMAMSKNNDHPQEASRPYDKARDGFVLGEGAGVVVLESAEHAAARGAKVYCEAVGQGLSSDAHHIAQPEPTGAGVARAIQHLLDATELDPAEVVHVNAHATSTPQGDTAEVKALRRVLGDHLDHIAISATKSMTGHLLGGAGGIETVATVLALHHRLAPPTINVDDLDPEIDADIVTGDARALPEGRIAALNNSFGFGGHNVVLAFRTV; encoded by the coding sequence GTGACCAGCGACAACCGCACCGTGGTCGTCACCGGGATCGGCGCCTTCACGCCGCTCGGCGCCGACGCCACCTCCACCTGGGAGGGCCTGATCGCGGGCCGCTCCGGCGTCTCGCAGCTCGAGGACGAGTGGGCCACGGACCTTCCGGTCCGTATCGCCGCCCGCACCGCCGTCGACCCCGGCGAGGTCCTCCCCCGTCCGCTCGCCCGCAAGCTCGACCGCTCGGCGCAGTTCGCCGTGATCGCGGCGCGCGAGGCGTGGGCCGACGCGGGCTTCACCACCCCGGCCACCGAGGAGGGTTCCGCGGTCGCCCCCGAGCGTCTGGGCGCGGTCGTCGCCTCCGGCATCGGCGGCGTGACCACCCTGCTCGACCAGTACGACGTGCTGAAGGAGAAGGGCGTCCGCCGCGTCTCCCCGCACACCGTGCCGATGCTCATGCCGAACAGCCCCGCCGCCAACGTCGGCCTGGAGGTCGGCGCGCGGGCGGGCGTGCACACCCCCGTCAGCGCGTGCGCGTCGGGCGCGGAGGCCATCGGCTACGCGATCGAGATGATCCGCACCGGCCGCGCCGACGTCGTCGTCGCCGGCGGCACGGAGGCGGCGATCCACCCGCTGCCGATCGTCGCCTTCGCGAACATGATGGCGATGTCCAAGAACAACGACCACCCGCAGGAGGCCTCGCGCCCCTACGACAAGGCGCGTGACGGCTTCGTCCTCGGCGAGGGCGCGGGCGTCGTGGTGCTGGAGTCCGCGGAGCACGCCGCCGCGCGCGGGGCGAAGGTCTACTGCGAGGCGGTCGGCCAGGGGCTCTCCTCCGACGCCCACCACATCGCCCAGCCGGAGCCGACGGGCGCGGGCGTGGCCCGCGCGATCCAGCACCTGCTGGACGCGACGGAGCTGGACCCGGCCGAGGTCGTGCACGTCAACGCGCACGCGACGTCGACCCCGCAGGGCGACACGGCCGAGGTCAAGGCGCTGCGCCGAGTCCTGGGCGACCACCTGGACCACATCGCGATCTCGGCGACCAAGTCCATGACCGGCCACCTGCTGGGCGGCGCGGGCGGCATCGAGACCGTGGCGACGGTCCTCGCCCTGCACCACCGGCTGGCGCCGCCGACGATCAACGTCGACGACCTCGACCCGGAGATCGACGCCGACATCGTCACCGGCGACGCCCGCGCCCTCCCCGAGGGCCGCATCGCCGCCCTGAACAACTCCTTCGGCTTCGGCGGCCACAACGTCGTCCTGGCCTTCCGCACCGTCTAG
- a CDS encoding acyl carrier protein: protein MATKDEVLSGLAEIVNEIAGIPAEDVELDKSFTDDLDVDSLSMVEVVVAAEERFDVKIPDDEVKNLKTVGDAVDYILANS, encoded by the coding sequence ATGGCCACCAAGGACGAGGTCCTCTCCGGTCTCGCAGAGATCGTCAACGAGATCGCCGGGATCCCGGCCGAGGACGTCGAGCTCGACAAGTCGTTCACCGATGACCTGGACGTCGACTCGCTGTCCATGGTCGAGGTCGTCGTCGCCGCCGAGGAGCGCTTCGACGTGAAGATCCCCGACGACGAGGTCAAGAACCTCAAGACGGTCGGCGACGCGGTGGACTACATCCTCGCCAACTCCTGA
- a CDS encoding serine hydrolase domain-containing protein, with amino-acid sequence MDSLRLIEQWPVTTAAAVVVRRDGSVLGGHGPQRHPFRLASVTKPLTAYAVLVAVEEGALELDDPAGPDGSTVRHLLAHTSGLAFDEDRTMAPPGTRRLYSNAGFDVLAETVTKATGIPFPQYAAEAVFTPLGMADTWLDAEGRSPAGAGGVSTAADLALFAAELQAPRILDAGTVAEATRVAFPGLNGVLPGYGHQKPNDWGLGFDVRDHKSPHWTGLTSSPATFGHFGQSGTFLWVDPEAGAACVALTDRDFGPWAAEAWTPFTDAVLAELRAHP; translated from the coding sequence ATGGACAGCCTGCGCCTCATCGAACAGTGGCCCGTCACCACCGCCGCCGCGGTCGTCGTCCGCCGGGACGGCTCCGTGCTCGGCGGTCACGGCCCGCAGCGGCACCCGTTCCGGCTGGCCTCGGTGACCAAGCCGCTCACCGCGTACGCCGTCCTGGTGGCGGTCGAGGAGGGCGCGCTGGAGCTGGACGACCCGGCGGGACCGGACGGTTCGACGGTGCGGCATCTGCTGGCCCACACCTCGGGACTGGCCTTCGACGAGGACCGCACGATGGCCCCGCCAGGGACCCGGCGGCTCTACTCGAACGCGGGCTTCGACGTGCTGGCCGAAACGGTCACCAAGGCGACCGGCATCCCCTTCCCGCAGTACGCGGCCGAGGCGGTGTTCACCCCGCTGGGCATGGCGGACACCTGGCTCGACGCGGAGGGCCGCAGCCCGGCCGGCGCGGGCGGCGTCTCCACCGCCGCCGACCTGGCGCTGTTCGCCGCCGAGCTGCAGGCGCCGCGCATCCTGGACGCCGGCACGGTCGCCGAGGCGACCCGCGTGGCCTTCCCCGGCCTGAACGGCGTGCTGCCCGGTTACGGGCACCAGAAGCCCAACGACTGGGGCCTCGGCTTCGACGTGCGCGACCACAAGTCCCCGCACTGGACCGGCCTGACCAGCTCCCCGGCGACCTTCGGGCACTTCGGCCAGTCCGGCACCTTCCTCTGGGTCGACCCGGAGGCCGGCGCGGCCTGCGTCGCGCTGACGGACCGCGACTTCGGCCCGTGGGCGGCCGAGGCGTGGACCCCCTTCACGGACGCCGTGCTCGCCGAGCTGCGCGCTCACCCGTAG
- a CDS encoding beta-ketoacyl-ACP synthase III, producing MRPATGAQHARIHGVGGYRPTRVIPNSEVLNWIESSDEWIRTRSGITERRWAGPEETVAEMSVQAASKALAMAGISADQVGGVIVATVSHLKQTPAIATEIADRLGCGTAPAFDISAACAGFGYGLSLADGMIRGGSAEYVIVIGVERLSDLTDIHDRSTAFIFGDGAGAAVVGPSDSPGIGKVIWGSDGSQADVISQTAAWDTAFAKPDAVNGAGEETKWPALRMEGQTVFRWAVWDMAKAAQQALDAAGITADQLGAFIPHQANMRIIDAMIKALKLPESVPVARDIAETGNTSAASIPLAMERMLQSGEAKSGDLALIIGFGAGLVYAAAVVTLP from the coding sequence ATCAGGCCGGCCACCGGCGCCCAGCACGCGCGCATCCACGGGGTCGGCGGCTACCGTCCGACCCGGGTCATCCCCAACTCCGAGGTCCTGAACTGGATCGAGTCCTCGGACGAGTGGATCCGGACCCGCAGCGGCATCACCGAGCGCCGCTGGGCCGGCCCGGAGGAGACCGTCGCGGAGATGTCGGTCCAGGCCGCCAGCAAGGCGCTCGCCATGGCCGGGATCTCCGCCGACCAGGTCGGCGGCGTCATCGTCGCGACGGTGTCCCACCTGAAGCAGACGCCCGCCATCGCCACCGAGATCGCCGACCGGCTGGGCTGCGGCACCGCGCCCGCCTTCGACATCTCGGCCGCCTGCGCCGGCTTCGGCTACGGCCTGTCGCTGGCCGACGGCATGATCCGCGGCGGCAGCGCCGAGTACGTGATCGTGATCGGCGTCGAGCGCCTCTCCGACCTCACCGACATCCACGACCGCTCCACCGCCTTCATCTTCGGCGACGGCGCGGGCGCGGCCGTGGTGGGCCCCTCCGACTCCCCGGGCATCGGCAAGGTGATCTGGGGCTCGGACGGCTCGCAGGCGGACGTCATCAGCCAGACCGCCGCGTGGGACACCGCGTTCGCCAAGCCCGACGCCGTCAACGGCGCGGGCGAGGAGACCAAGTGGCCGGCGCTCCGGATGGAGGGCCAGACGGTCTTCCGCTGGGCCGTCTGGGACATGGCGAAGGCCGCCCAGCAGGCCCTGGACGCCGCCGGGATCACCGCCGACCAGCTCGGCGCGTTCATCCCGCACCAGGCGAACATGCGCATCATCGATGCCATGATCAAGGCGTTGAAGCTGCCCGAGTCGGTCCCGGTGGCCCGCGACATCGCGGAGACCGGGAACACCTCGGCGGCCTCCATCCCGCTGGCCATGGAGCGCATGCTCCAGTCCGGCGAGGCGAAGAGCGGGGATCTCGCGCTCATCATCGGCTTCGGGGCGGGTCTCGTCTACGCAGCCGCAGTCGTTACCCTCCCGTAG
- a CDS encoding PucR family transcriptional regulator encodes MHAATLKNLERAAGKMATAAIARMDENLSWYRNMPPEHRSWIGLVAQAGIAAFTEWFRHPDAPQAISADVFGTAPRELTRAVTLRQTVEMIRTTTEVVEEAIEEVAAPGAEEALREAVLVYAREIAFATAQVYAQAAEARGAWDARLEALVVNSLLSGDADEGVLSRAAALGWGAPDRIMVVMGSAPAGDSELVVEAIRRAARHAKLHVLTGVLGARLVVVVGEKKPRNGERLWDPVVAARALLGQFAPGPVVIGPTVSDLLSATRSAQAAAAGLRACSAWPDAPRPVLADDLLPERALAGDPQARAQLVEEIYAPLDEAGSALLDTLSVYLEQASSLEGAARMLFVHPNTVRYRLRRVTDVTGYAPSDVRSAFTLRIALALGRLQP; translated from the coding sequence ATGCACGCGGCGACGCTGAAGAACCTGGAGCGCGCCGCGGGCAAGATGGCCACCGCCGCCATCGCCCGGATGGACGAGAACCTGTCCTGGTACCGCAACATGCCCCCGGAGCACCGCTCCTGGATCGGCCTGGTCGCGCAGGCAGGCATCGCCGCCTTCACCGAGTGGTTCCGCCACCCCGACGCCCCGCAGGCGATCAGCGCCGACGTCTTCGGCACCGCCCCGCGCGAGCTGACCAGGGCGGTCACCCTGCGCCAGACGGTCGAGATGATCCGGACCACCACCGAGGTCGTCGAGGAGGCCATCGAGGAGGTCGCCGCGCCCGGCGCCGAGGAGGCGCTGCGCGAGGCCGTGCTGGTCTACGCCCGCGAGATCGCCTTCGCCACCGCCCAGGTCTACGCCCAGGCCGCCGAGGCCCGCGGCGCCTGGGACGCCCGCCTGGAGGCGCTGGTGGTCAACTCGCTGCTCTCCGGCGACGCGGACGAGGGCGTGCTCTCCCGCGCCGCCGCGCTCGGCTGGGGCGCACCGGACCGGATCATGGTCGTGATGGGCAGCGCTCCGGCCGGCGACAGCGAGCTGGTGGTCGAGGCGATCCGCCGGGCCGCCCGGCACGCCAAGCTGCACGTGCTGACCGGGGTGCTCGGCGCCCGGCTGGTCGTGGTGGTCGGCGAGAAGAAGCCGCGCAACGGCGAACGGCTCTGGGACCCGGTCGTGGCCGCCAGGGCACTGCTCGGCCAGTTCGCCCCCGGTCCGGTCGTCATCGGCCCGACCGTCTCCGACCTGCTCTCCGCCACCCGCTCCGCGCAGGCCGCCGCGGCCGGGCTGCGCGCCTGCTCCGCCTGGCCGGACGCGCCGCGCCCGGTCCTCGCCGACGACCTGCTGCCCGAGCGCGCGCTCGCCGGGGATCCGCAGGCCAGGGCGCAGCTGGTGGAGGAGATCTATGCACCGCTCGACGAGGCCGGTTCAGCGCTGCTCGACACGCTCTCGGTCTATCTGGAGCAGGCTTCCTCTCTGGAGGGGGCGGCGCGCATGCTGTTCGTGCACCCCAACACGGTCCGGTACCGGCTGCGCCGTGTGACCGACGTCACGGGCTACGCCCCCTCGGACGTGCGATCCGCGTTCACCCTGCGTATCGCCCTGGCGCTGGGACGACTCCAGCCGTGA
- a CDS encoding AfsR/SARP family transcriptional regulator, translating into MRFGLLGPVLVHDGEALRPIGARRQRSILAVLLLRPNQVVSGDALADAVWGGAPPEAAVATLHSYVMRLRRTLGPQAGGRLRTAAPGYLIEVGPEELDVDRFRRHAGTGREAATRGDHARAARDLSAALDEWRGDALLDVQGPPALDAHAGVLTEEWLQVREARIDAELELGRHREALPEIRQLASAHPLREHLTAQLLTALFRADRQAEALAVYQRARTLLVEHVGVEPGPELQRIHRRILSQELAAPGPEPASAAVGATAVVTPRRPRPAQLPPELADFAGREEQFAAFDRLLPPAATAPLLAKLTGGGGLGKTALAVRLARRAADRYPDGQIFLELHGMAPSRTLRPADAHARLLRDLGLAPQEVPHDPDERASLFRTLCAERRLLFVLDDARDMAQLRPLLPAGPGCGAIVTSRNRLSSLPGAHDLRLTALPRAQARSLFLQVAGIGPEQTEPEAVEAILDCCAGLPLALRIAAARATVGPTRSLRALADRLSDRRHGLAELTVDDLAVQTSYQTTVDCLSTPTASALPALGCWPGTDLPHAAVAALWDLPERASDTALAELTALHLVEPEGPDRLRTHDLIRRCLEGTAAEQLTEPERRAARGRVLAWYLDRTADAAAALADSDASRHGPALDWCEQELPNLLVAAGIAEEAGRPTAAAELARSLWAFFDVRKHWPAWLELQQLGLAAAERSGDEEARASLLNGRAAALWGLGRFQEAGADWELAAELYLGSAEPERAADMFGNLSGALARQELFERAVEVGERAVAIHRGQSPRPQHAGTLNNLGMVYFAAGRRDEARRCYQDAVELSRTLEHRHFEAAALSNLAELATACGDPLAGIEYCTLALALCEEIGSRYGRALTLNHLGRAREATGETDLARQAWAAALEILEDLGDPHAESARAALARTAPVSRCEEVRPSTA; encoded by the coding sequence GTGCGCTTCGGGCTGCTCGGACCGGTGCTGGTACACGACGGCGAGGCCCTGCGGCCCATCGGCGCGCGTCGCCAACGCAGCATCCTCGCCGTCCTGTTGCTGCGCCCCAACCAGGTCGTCTCCGGGGACGCGCTGGCCGACGCGGTCTGGGGCGGGGCTCCGCCCGAGGCCGCCGTCGCCACCCTGCACAGCTACGTCATGCGGCTGCGCCGCACCCTGGGCCCGCAGGCGGGCGGGCGGCTGCGCACCGCCGCCCCCGGCTACCTGATCGAGGTCGGCCCCGAGGAGCTGGACGTGGACCGCTTCCGCCGCCACGCGGGGACCGGACGCGAGGCCGCGACCCGCGGCGACCACGCCCGCGCCGCCCGCGACCTCAGCGCCGCGCTCGACGAGTGGCGCGGCGACGCACTGCTGGACGTGCAGGGTCCCCCGGCGCTGGACGCGCACGCGGGCGTGTTGACCGAGGAGTGGCTGCAGGTCCGCGAGGCGCGCATCGACGCCGAGCTGGAGCTCGGACGGCACCGCGAGGCGCTCCCCGAGATCCGGCAGCTCGCCTCGGCGCACCCGCTGCGCGAGCACCTGACCGCCCAGTTGCTGACCGCGCTGTTCCGGGCCGACCGGCAGGCCGAGGCGCTGGCCGTCTACCAGCGCGCCCGCACGCTGCTCGTGGAGCACGTGGGCGTGGAGCCGGGGCCCGAGCTGCAGCGGATCCACCGCCGGATCCTGAGCCAGGAGCTCGCCGCCCCCGGACCCGAACCCGCGTCCGCGGCCGTCGGCGCGACCGCGGTCGTGACCCCGCGCCGCCCGCGTCCCGCGCAGCTCCCGCCCGAGCTGGCCGACTTCGCCGGACGCGAGGAGCAGTTCGCCGCCTTCGACCGGCTGCTGCCGCCCGCCGCGACCGCTCCGCTGCTGGCCAAGCTGACCGGCGGTGGCGGTCTCGGCAAGACCGCGCTCGCGGTCCGGCTGGCCCGGCGGGCCGCCGACCGCTATCCCGACGGCCAGATCTTCCTGGAACTGCACGGCATGGCGCCGAGCCGGACGCTGCGCCCCGCCGACGCCCACGCGCGGCTGCTGCGCGATCTCGGCCTGGCTCCGCAGGAGGTGCCGCACGACCCCGACGAGCGGGCCTCGCTCTTCCGCACGCTCTGTGCGGAGCGGCGGCTGCTCTTCGTGCTCGACGACGCCAGGGACATGGCCCAGTTGCGCCCGCTGCTGCCCGCGGGGCCCGGCTGCGGCGCCATCGTCACCAGCAGGAACCGGCTCAGTTCGCTGCCCGGCGCCCACGACCTGCGGCTCACCGCCCTCCCCCGGGCGCAGGCGCGCAGCCTCTTCCTCCAGGTGGCCGGGATCGGACCGGAGCAGACGGAGCCCGAGGCGGTCGAGGCGATCCTGGACTGCTGCGCCGGGCTGCCGCTGGCGCTGCGGATCGCCGCCGCCCGCGCGACCGTCGGCCCGACCCGCTCGCTGCGCGCACTGGCCGACCGGCTCTCCGACCGGCGCCACGGCCTCGCCGAGCTGACCGTCGACGACCTCGCCGTGCAGACCTCGTACCAGACCACGGTCGACTGCCTCAGCACGCCGACAGCCTCCGCCCTGCCCGCGCTGGGCTGCTGGCCGGGCACCGATCTGCCGCACGCGGCCGTCGCCGCGCTGTGGGACCTGCCGGAGCGGGCCTCGGACACCGCGCTGGCCGAACTGACCGCCCTGCACCTGGTCGAACCCGAAGGACCCGACCGGCTGCGGACGCACGACCTGATCCGCCGCTGCCTGGAGGGGACCGCCGCCGAGCAGCTCACCGAGCCAGAGCGCCGGGCGGCCCGGGGCCGGGTGCTGGCCTGGTACCTCGACCGCACCGCGGACGCCGCCGCTGCGCTGGCCGACTCCGACGCCTCCCGGCACGGCCCGGCCCTCGACTGGTGCGAGCAGGAGCTGCCCAACCTCCTGGTGGCGGCGGGGATCGCCGAGGAGGCCGGCCGGCCCACCGCGGCCGCCGAGCTGGCGCGCTCGCTGTGGGCGTTCTTCGACGTCCGCAAGCACTGGCCCGCCTGGCTCGAACTGCAGCAGCTCGGCCTCGCCGCCGCCGAGCGGAGCGGCGACGAGGAGGCCCGCGCGTCCCTGCTGAACGGGCGCGCCGCGGCCCTGTGGGGCCTCGGCCGCTTCCAGGAGGCCGGCGCCGACTGGGAGCTGGCCGCCGAGCTGTACCTCGGGTCCGCGGAGCCCGAACGCGCGGCGGACATGTTCGGGAACCTGTCCGGCGCGCTGGCCCGCCAGGAGCTCTTCGAACGGGCGGTCGAGGTGGGCGAGCGCGCCGTGGCGATCCACCGCGGCCAGTCGCCGCGCCCGCAGCACGCCGGGACGCTGAACAACCTGGGCATGGTCTACTTCGCGGCCGGCCGCAGGGACGAGGCCCGGCGCTGCTACCAGGACGCCGTGGAGCTGAGCCGGACCCTGGAGCACCGCCACTTCGAGGCCGCGGCCCTGAGTAACCTGGCCGAGCTCGCGACCGCCTGCGGCGACCCGCTCGCGGGCATCGAGTACTGCACCCTGGCCCTGGCGCTCTGCGAGGAGATCGGCAGCCGCTACGGCCGCGCCCTGACGCTGAACCACCTCGGCCGGGCCAGGGAGGCGACCGGTGAGACCGACCTGGCCCGCCAGGCGTGGGCCGCGGCCCTGGAGATCCTGGAGGACCTGGGCGATCCGCACGCCGAGTCGGCCCGCGCCGCCCTGGCGCGGACCGCACCCGTATCCCGGTGTGAGGAGGTCCGGCCTAGTACGGCGTGA
- a CDS encoding ACP S-malonyltransferase, giving the protein MLVLVAPGQGAQSPGFLAPWLEVPGVADRLNWWSAVAGLDLVHYGTEADADAIKDTAVAQPLLVASGLAAFGALGLAPERLGAVAGHSVGEITAAAIAGTLSAESALAFVRQRGLAMAEAAAQTATGMAAVLGGDPDEVAAVIEKHGLTAANNNGGGQIVAAGTLEQLEAFKADPPEKAKVISLAVAGAFHTHHMAPGVTRLQKIAPGVPVADPRVAYVSNADGKTIEGGAEVVARLVSQVSNPVRWDLCMEALERLGATCVIEVPPAGTLTNLVKRNLKGVAHLALKTPADLDKARELIAEHAPQGA; this is encoded by the coding sequence GTGCTCGTACTCGTTGCTCCCGGACAAGGCGCCCAGTCGCCCGGATTCCTCGCCCCCTGGCTGGAGGTGCCCGGCGTCGCCGACCGCCTGAACTGGTGGTCCGCGGTGGCAGGCCTGGATCTGGTGCACTACGGAACCGAGGCCGACGCGGACGCCATCAAGGACACCGCCGTCGCCCAGCCGCTGCTGGTCGCCTCCGGCCTGGCCGCCTTCGGCGCGCTCGGCCTGGCACCCGAGCGGCTCGGAGCCGTGGCCGGCCACAGCGTCGGCGAGATCACCGCCGCCGCGATCGCGGGCACCCTGTCCGCGGAGTCCGCCCTGGCCTTCGTGCGCCAGCGCGGCCTGGCCATGGCCGAGGCCGCCGCGCAGACCGCCACCGGCATGGCCGCCGTCCTCGGCGGCGACCCGGACGAGGTCGCGGCCGTCATCGAGAAGCACGGGCTCACCGCGGCCAACAACAACGGCGGCGGCCAGATCGTCGCCGCGGGAACGCTCGAGCAGCTGGAGGCCTTCAAGGCCGACCCGCCCGAGAAGGCCAAGGTCATCTCGCTGGCCGTGGCCGGCGCCTTCCACACCCACCACATGGCCCCCGGCGTGACCCGGCTGCAGAAGATCGCCCCCGGTGTCCCGGTCGCCGACCCGCGCGTCGCCTACGTCTCCAACGCCGACGGCAAGACCATCGAGGGCGGCGCCGAGGTCGTGGCCCGCCTGGTCAGCCAGGTCTCCAATCCGGTCCGCTGGGACCTGTGCATGGAGGCGCTGGAGCGCCTGGGCGCCACCTGCGTCATCGAGGTCCCGCCGGCCGGCACGCTGACCAACCTGGTCAAGCGGAACCTGAAGGGCGTGGCCCACCTCGCTCTGAAGACCCCGGCCGACCTGGACAAGGCACGGGAACTCATCGCCGAGCACGCACCCCAGGGGGCCTGA
- a CDS encoding pirin family protein has product MPLSIRRAGHRYRSEPEPGIATAHAFSFAGHYDPANTHFGALLACNEETLAPGAGFAPHKHRDTEILTWVLEGALAHQDDRGHRVVVRPGQLQYLSSGAGATHGEANVPDAAGPVRFLQFWLQPGSFGTEPAYALTDVDPEAAQVRLTPPGLLRREDAALWLLRAQPYAPLPGLPSAAFVYAQVSRGALGFRERGGPRGRGRELAAGDALRITEGDAPVDPTAGPDGAELLVWAMESAVSYG; this is encoded by the coding sequence ATGCCGCTCAGCATCCGCCGCGCCGGACACCGTTACCGCTCGGAGCCCGAGCCGGGGATCGCCACCGCGCACGCGTTCTCCTTCGCGGGGCACTACGACCCGGCCAACACGCACTTCGGCGCGCTGCTCGCCTGCAACGAGGAGACCCTCGCCCCCGGCGCGGGCTTCGCCCCGCACAAGCACAGGGACACCGAGATCCTCACCTGGGTGCTGGAGGGCGCACTCGCCCACCAGGACGACCGGGGACACCGCGTCGTCGTCCGTCCCGGACAACTGCAGTACCTGAGCTCCGGCGCGGGGGCGACCCACGGCGAGGCCAACGTCCCGGACGCCGCGGGCCCGGTGCGGTTCCTGCAGTTCTGGCTCCAGCCCGGCAGCTTCGGCACCGAGCCGGCCTATGCGCTGACCGACGTCGACCCGGAGGCGGCGCAGGTCAGGCTCACCCCGCCGGGTCTGCTGCGCAGGGAGGACGCGGCGCTGTGGCTGCTGCGCGCCCAGCCGTACGCGCCGCTGCCGGGGCTGCCGTCGGCGGCGTTCGTCTACGCGCAGGTCAGCCGCGGTGCGCTGGGCTTCAGGGAACGCGGAGGACCGCGCGGGCGGGGGCGCGAGCTGGCCGCGGGGGACGCCCTGCGGATCACCGAGGGCGACGCGCCCGTCGACCCCACCGCAGGTCCCGACGGCGCGGAGCTGCTGGTCTGGGCGATGGAGTCGGCTGTCAGCTACGGGTGA